A genomic region of Mitsuaria sp. 7 contains the following coding sequences:
- a CDS encoding prolyl oligopeptidase family protein, which produces MPQSVPSVSTDSTAATDDPFLWLEALEGDEGERALQWVRERNEGTLAVLKAEPEFEPVREELLQILNARDRIPHVARRGDWFYNLWQDEAHPRGLWRRCTLEEYQLAEPPWRLVLDLDALGRDEGRSWVFHGATSLAPEYRRCLVSLSDGGADAHELREFDLETLRFIAPADGGFFVPEAKSDVEWLDADTLLVGSDFGPDSLTESGYPRQVRRWARGTPLDVAPVIFEGEKADVSVSASVDRTPGYERVVFSRALDFYNESRFLWKDGAFVPIDLPSDMSVHLEGPWMLLRPRTDWAIPHGPTYPSGSLLLMEEASFWKNERHDKHIRVMFSPTAGRSLEDYTLTQHHLLINVSEHVASRLEEWDLSHRPPTLRQVKAPFPGTLSVQSLHDPELPGDTLGDAYLLHYCDFLTPDIVCLARAGVDARETLKQRGAQFDAHGMTVEQRFATSADGETVPYFVIGRRGRDAQAQKETPTLLYGYGGFEVSLQPWYSGGNGRAWLARGGQLVVANIRGGGEYGPRWHQAATLEHKQRSFDDFIAVAEDLIAHGLTRPERLGIMGGSNGGLLVGACMVQRPELFGAVVCQVPLLDMKRYHLLLAGASWMAEYGDPDDADDWAHIAAYSPYQQLKAGVKYPRALFATSTRDDRVHPGHARKMAARMLALGQACFYFENIEGGHGGAADNQQRALLQALEFAYLWRQLGREAIRGDAS; this is translated from the coding sequence GTGCCTCAATCCGTGCCCTCCGTTTCCACCGACTCGACCGCCGCCACGGACGATCCGTTCCTGTGGCTCGAGGCGCTCGAGGGCGACGAGGGCGAACGCGCGCTGCAGTGGGTGCGCGAGCGCAACGAGGGCACCCTCGCCGTCCTGAAGGCCGAACCCGAGTTCGAGCCGGTGCGCGAGGAACTGCTGCAGATCCTCAACGCCCGCGACCGCATCCCGCACGTCGCGCGACGCGGCGACTGGTTCTACAACCTGTGGCAGGACGAGGCCCATCCGCGCGGCCTGTGGCGGCGCTGCACGCTGGAGGAATACCAGCTCGCCGAGCCGCCCTGGCGTCTGGTGCTGGACCTGGACGCGCTCGGCCGCGACGAGGGCCGCAGCTGGGTCTTCCACGGCGCGACCTCGCTGGCGCCTGAGTACCGCCGTTGTCTGGTGTCGCTGTCCGACGGCGGCGCCGATGCGCACGAGCTGCGCGAATTCGATCTGGAGACGCTGCGCTTCATCGCCCCGGCCGACGGCGGCTTCTTCGTGCCCGAGGCCAAGAGCGACGTCGAGTGGCTGGACGCCGACACGCTGCTGGTCGGCAGCGACTTCGGCCCGGACTCGCTGACGGAGTCGGGCTATCCGCGGCAGGTCCGGCGCTGGGCGCGCGGCACGCCGCTGGACGTGGCGCCGGTGATCTTCGAAGGCGAGAAGGCGGACGTGTCCGTGTCCGCCTCGGTGGACCGCACGCCGGGTTACGAGCGGGTCGTGTTCAGCCGCGCGCTGGACTTCTACAACGAGTCGCGTTTCCTCTGGAAGGACGGCGCGTTCGTTCCCATCGACCTGCCCAGCGACATGAGCGTCCATCTGGAAGGCCCGTGGATGCTGCTGCGTCCGCGCACCGACTGGGCCATCCCGCACGGGCCGACCTATCCGTCGGGCTCGCTGCTGCTGATGGAGGAAGCCTCGTTCTGGAAGAACGAACGCCACGACAAGCACATCCGGGTGATGTTCTCGCCGACGGCGGGACGCTCGCTCGAGGACTACACGCTCACGCAGCACCACCTGCTGATCAACGTCAGCGAGCACGTCGCGAGCCGGCTCGAGGAGTGGGACCTCTCCCACCGCCCGCCGACGCTTCGCCAGGTCAAGGCGCCCTTCCCCGGCACGCTGAGCGTGCAGAGCCTGCATGACCCCGAGCTGCCCGGGGACACGCTGGGCGACGCCTACCTGCTGCACTACTGCGATTTCCTGACCCCGGACATCGTCTGCCTCGCGCGGGCCGGCGTCGACGCGCGGGAGACGCTGAAGCAGCGCGGTGCGCAGTTCGACGCGCACGGCATGACGGTCGAACAGCGCTTCGCCACGAGCGCCGACGGCGAGACCGTGCCCTACTTCGTCATCGGCAGACGCGGCCGCGACGCCCAGGCGCAGAAGGAGACGCCGACGCTGCTCTACGGCTACGGCGGCTTCGAGGTCTCACTGCAGCCGTGGTACTCGGGCGGCAATGGCCGCGCGTGGCTGGCACGCGGCGGGCAATTGGTCGTCGCCAACATCCGCGGCGGTGGCGAGTACGGCCCGCGCTGGCACCAGGCGGCGACGCTCGAGCACAAACAGCGCAGCTTCGACGACTTCATCGCCGTGGCCGAGGATCTGATCGCCCACGGCCTGACGCGGCCTGAACGGTTGGGCATCATGGGCGGCAGCAACGGCGGACTGCTGGTCGGCGCCTGCATGGTGCAGCGGCCGGAGCTGTTCGGCGCGGTCGTGTGCCAGGTGCCGCTGCTCGACATGAAGCGGTATCACCTGCTGCTGGCGGGCGCGTCGTGGATGGCCGAGTACGGCGACCCGGACGACGCCGACGACTGGGCGCACATCGCCGCGTACAGCCCGTACCAGCAGTTGAAAGCCGGCGTGAAGTATCCGAGGGCGCTGTTCGCCACCTCGACGCGCGACGACCGCGTGCATCCGGGCCACGCGAGGAAAATGGCGGCTCGCATGCTTGCGTTGGGGCAGGCCTGCTTCTACTTCGAAAACATCGAGGGCGGCCACGGCGGCGCTGCGGACAACCAGCAGCGGGCGTTGTTGCAAGCCCTCGAGTTCGCCTACTTGTGGCGCCAGCTCGGCAGGGAGGCCATTCGTGGAGACGCATCTTGA
- a CDS encoding long-chain fatty acid--CoA ligase, with protein sequence MTRVVTPRPENADVQYSHWPARLPRRLAIPRTSLWFNLEVAANRYPDKAATQFLGATLSFREMRRQAEALAGWLRAQGVGKGDRVALFLQNCPQYLIAFYAINRADAVVVPVNPMNREDEFGHYLTDPETKVVICSGELAGIVAKASAKLPESQRPRAVLVTQYWQMLPPAGPDPACDAPEAMRAWLTAVHELPHGATDWREAIAAGLVPGPHTAGPDDLAMLPYTSGTTGLPKGCVHTNATLMSNSCGGCQWGYASAESVGLAVVPMFHITGTLYGVLGPVFIGMTLVIMPRWDRELCGRLISRYQVTHWTCIPTMIIDLFASPNYKSFDLRSLRYLSGGGAAMPKAVAERLQEEFGLTFAEGYGLTETAAPSHGNPPERAKLQCLGIPIFGVDSRIVDPTTLEELPVGEVGEIITNGPMVFQGYWRQPEATDAAFVELDGKRFFRTGDLGRMDDEGYFFITDRLKRMINASGYKVWPSEVEMLLYRHPAVQEACIIAAKDAYRGETVKAVVVLRADAKGKTTDKDIIDWAHEHMAAYKAPRIVEFVDALPKSGSGKVMWRLLQEKEPT encoded by the coding sequence ATGACGCGCGTGGTCACCCCCCGTCCCGAGAACGCCGACGTGCAGTACAGCCACTGGCCGGCCCGGCTGCCGCGGCGGCTGGCGATCCCGCGGACCTCGCTGTGGTTCAACCTCGAGGTCGCCGCGAACCGCTATCCGGACAAGGCCGCGACGCAGTTCCTCGGCGCCACGCTGAGCTTCCGCGAGATGCGCCGCCAGGCCGAGGCGCTTGCCGGCTGGCTGCGCGCGCAGGGCGTTGGCAAGGGCGACCGCGTGGCGCTGTTCCTCCAGAACTGCCCGCAGTACCTGATCGCGTTCTATGCGATCAACCGCGCCGACGCGGTCGTGGTGCCGGTGAATCCGATGAACCGCGAGGACGAGTTCGGCCATTACCTGACCGACCCCGAGACCAAGGTCGTGATCTGCAGCGGCGAGCTCGCCGGCATCGTGGCGAAGGCCTCCGCGAAGCTGCCCGAGTCGCAGCGTCCGCGCGCAGTGCTGGTGACGCAGTACTGGCAGATGCTGCCGCCCGCCGGCCCCGATCCCGCCTGCGATGCGCCCGAGGCGATGCGTGCCTGGCTGACCGCGGTGCACGAGCTCCCGCACGGCGCGACCGACTGGCGCGAAGCGATCGCCGCCGGACTCGTGCCGGGGCCGCACACCGCGGGACCGGACGACCTCGCGATGCTGCCCTACACCTCGGGCACCACCGGACTGCCCAAGGGCTGCGTGCACACCAACGCGACGCTGATGTCCAACAGCTGCGGCGGTTGCCAATGGGGCTACGCGAGCGCGGAGTCGGTGGGGCTGGCGGTGGTGCCGATGTTCCACATCACCGGCACGCTCTACGGCGTGCTGGGGCCGGTGTTCATCGGCATGACCCTGGTGATCATGCCGCGCTGGGACCGCGAGCTGTGCGGGCGCCTGATCTCGCGCTACCAGGTCACGCACTGGACCTGCATCCCGACGATGATCATCGACCTGTTCGCAAGCCCGAACTACAAGTCCTTCGACCTGCGCAGCCTGCGCTACCTGAGCGGCGGCGGCGCGGCCATGCCCAAGGCAGTGGCGGAGCGGCTGCAGGAGGAATTCGGCCTGACCTTCGCGGAAGGCTACGGCCTGACCGAGACCGCCGCGCCCAGCCATGGCAATCCGCCGGAACGCGCGAAGCTGCAGTGCCTGGGCATCCCGATCTTCGGCGTCGATTCACGCATCGTGGATCCGACCACGCTCGAGGAACTGCCGGTCGGCGAAGTTGGCGAGATCATCACGAACGGCCCCATGGTGTTCCAGGGCTACTGGCGGCAACCGGAAGCGACCGACGCGGCCTTCGTCGAACTCGACGGCAAACGCTTCTTCCGCACCGGCGACCTCGGACGCATGGACGACGAAGGCTACTTCTTCATCACCGATCGCCTCAAGCGGATGATCAACGCCAGTGGCTACAAGGTCTGGCCTTCAGAAGTCGAGATGCTGCTGTACCGCCACCCCGCCGTGCAGGAAGCCTGCATCATCGCGGCCAAGGACGCGTACCGCGGCGAGACAGTGAAGGCCGTCGTGGTGCTGCGCGCCGACGCCAAGGGCAAGACCACCGACAAGGACATCATCGACTGGGCCCATGAACACATGGCGGCCTACAAGGCGCCTCGCATCGTGGAGTTCGTCGACGCGCTGCCCAAGTCAGGCTCGGGTAAGGTCATGTGGCGGCTGCTGCAGGAGAAGGAACCGACGTAG
- a CDS encoding ATP-binding protein: protein MPRDAARLVAAKQRRWRIAVSAMGLLLVLALAGVAWLQARQYEALNGTRRYQDDYLVWSLFQFETEYLKLRLALEQAAGPSVAVDPDQVAQRYEIFVSRLNLVESEHAALVLAHHPDYQRTLTRTQDFVRWADALPLNGALIREHPERIPEIIDRLDPLADPIRDLSLTSTHHVAEDVTQRNEIVRNQSRVSLGLTAALSAMALLFAAIIYRQFRGLERYGDKQKALAARLIDAQREADAANRAKTVFLANMSHELRTPLQGLLGMLGLIREAPLTTAQQDQLKAANDCARHLLAVLGDILDVTRMEAGGLSIAPEPLQPGALMKELEALSRPQAAAKRLSLHFGVDDDVPGWVLADPTRLRQILLNLLSNALKFCDRGHVGCQMRRGVGALGEDLLMVEVSDTGPGIDVETQARLFQRFSQGDASTSRRHGGAGLGLEISRRLARAMGGDIHVQSAVGQGARFTLALPLRAGADLPPGRMVPGVAEASNASHASNSSHISPASHAAQTAAAGAQPVTGLRVLVSEDNPTNRIVIEAMLERLGHHPTLCENGLQALHALRQQPFDIVLMDLHTPQMDGFEATRLMRELPAPRGRLPIIAFSADAFEESRQKADDAGISAFLAKPVELETLRVCLQSLAPSSPARPEAA from the coding sequence ATGCCGCGCGACGCCGCCCGTCTCGTCGCCGCCAAGCAGCGTCGCTGGCGCATCGCCGTCTCCGCGATGGGCCTGCTGCTGGTGCTCGCGCTCGCGGGCGTCGCCTGGCTGCAGGCGCGCCAGTACGAGGCGCTCAACGGCACGCGGCGCTACCAGGACGATTACCTCGTCTGGAGCCTGTTCCAGTTCGAGACCGAGTACCTGAAGCTGCGCCTGGCGCTCGAGCAGGCCGCGGGGCCGAGCGTGGCGGTCGATCCCGATCAGGTCGCGCAGCGCTACGAGATCTTCGTCAGCCGCCTGAACCTGGTGGAAAGCGAGCATGCCGCGCTCGTGCTCGCGCATCACCCGGACTACCAGCGCACGCTCACGCGCACGCAGGACTTCGTCCGCTGGGCCGACGCGCTGCCGCTGAACGGCGCGCTGATCCGCGAGCATCCGGAGCGGATCCCCGAGATCATCGACCGGCTGGACCCGCTGGCCGATCCCATCCGCGACCTCTCGCTGACCTCGACCCACCACGTCGCCGAGGACGTCACCCAGCGCAATGAGATCGTGCGCAACCAGAGCCGCGTGAGCCTGGGCCTGACGGCGGCGCTGTCGGCGATGGCGCTGCTGTTCGCGGCCATCATCTACCGCCAGTTCCGCGGCCTGGAGCGCTACGGCGACAAGCAGAAGGCTCTGGCCGCGCGCCTCATCGACGCGCAGCGCGAGGCCGACGCGGCCAACCGCGCCAAGACGGTCTTCCTCGCCAACATGAGTCACGAGCTGCGCACGCCGCTGCAGGGGCTGCTGGGCATGCTGGGCCTGATCCGGGAAGCGCCGCTGACGACCGCGCAGCAGGACCAGTTGAAGGCCGCGAACGACTGCGCGCGGCATCTGCTGGCGGTGCTGGGCGACATCCTGGACGTGACGCGCATGGAGGCCGGCGGCCTGTCCATCGCGCCGGAGCCGCTGCAGCCAGGCGCGCTGATGAAGGAACTCGAGGCGCTGAGCCGGCCGCAGGCCGCGGCGAAGCGCCTGTCGCTGCATTTCGGTGTCGACGACGACGTTCCCGGCTGGGTGCTGGCCGATCCGACGCGGCTGCGACAGATCCTGCTGAACCTGCTGAGCAACGCGTTGAAGTTCTGCGATCGCGGTCACGTCGGCTGCCAGATGCGACGCGGCGTCGGCGCGCTGGGTGAGGACCTGCTGATGGTGGAAGTCAGCGACACCGGACCCGGCATCGACGTGGAGACGCAGGCCCGGCTGTTCCAGCGCTTCAGCCAGGGCGACGCGAGCACCTCGCGGCGCCATGGGGGCGCGGGGCTGGGGCTGGAGATCTCCCGCCGGCTGGCGCGCGCGATGGGCGGCGACATCCACGTGCAGAGCGCCGTCGGCCAGGGCGCGCGCTTCACGCTCGCGCTGCCGCTGCGCGCCGGCGCGGACCTGCCGCCGGGACGCATGGTGCCAGGTGTTGCGGAGGCCTCGAACGCCTCCCACGCCTCCAACAGCTCCCACATCTCCCCTGCCTCTCACGCGGCGCAGACCGCGGCCGCTGGTGCCCAGCCGGTGACCGGCCTGCGCGTGCTCGTCAGCGAGGACAACCCGACCAACCGTATCGTCATCGAGGCGATGCTGGAGCGGCTCGGCCACCATCCCACCTTGTGCGAGAACGGCCTGCAGGCGCTGCACGCGTTGCGCCAGCAGCCGTTCGACATCGTGCTGATGGACCTGCACACGCCGCAGATGGACGGCTTCGAGGCGACGCGGCTGATGCGCGAACTGCCGGCGCCGCGCGGCCGGCTGCCGATCATCGCGTTCTCCGCGGACGCGTTCGAGGAGTCGCGCCAGAAGGCCGACGATGCGGGCATCAGCGCCTTCCTCGCCAAGCCGGTCGAGCTGGAGACGCTGCGCGTGTGCCTGCAGTCGCTGGCGCCGTCGTCGCCGGCGCGGCCTGAAGCAGCCTGA
- a CDS encoding AAA family ATPase — translation MYLSRIALTNVRSMASLAIDFGAGPDAPAGTNRRWTLLLGENGCGKSTVLRAIGLLLAGSEALPELLGDTDSWIRNGAAKCRIEGTLVTAKGEPREIALELHRGDGLREIFERNAKTLEALDAAIRHADRNYFVLGYGVSRRPPEGGKRVSGPLDDSARSSRARALASMFSPDASLVSLQRWAMDLDYRRGDAALAPIRAALNQLMRGMNFSRIDKESGQLMFKTVDGEVPLNQLSDGYQNMAAWCGDLLFRITEAFPDRKDPLATRGVLLIDELDLHLHPVWRRQLVDFLSTLLPHFQFIATTHSALTAQQSGEGELFVIRREGPKQQPTLVPFVGEPRLMMLHQLLMSPMFGLESMDSVAVETARNTARKLHTKTKTQGKALTSRERTQLQRSTEVLRVAPEWDAVPDYARQQSALLKELKATIAKQAAKSAPAKRSAPGKAAAKKSAPAPAPALSPTKLRAAVKRVERSK, via the coding sequence ATGTACCTGTCCCGCATCGCGCTGACCAATGTGCGCTCGATGGCGTCGCTGGCGATCGACTTCGGCGCCGGCCCGGACGCGCCCGCGGGCACCAACCGGCGCTGGACGCTGCTGCTCGGCGAGAACGGCTGCGGCAAGAGCACCGTGCTGCGCGCGATCGGCCTGCTGCTGGCGGGCAGCGAGGCGCTGCCGGAGCTGCTCGGCGACACGGACTCGTGGATACGCAATGGCGCGGCGAAGTGTCGCATCGAAGGCACGCTCGTGACGGCGAAGGGCGAGCCGCGCGAGATCGCGCTGGAGCTCCATCGCGGCGACGGCCTGCGCGAGATCTTCGAGCGCAATGCGAAGACGCTGGAGGCGCTGGACGCGGCGATCCGCCACGCCGACCGCAACTACTTCGTGCTGGGCTACGGCGTCTCGCGCCGCCCGCCCGAGGGCGGCAAACGCGTGAGCGGTCCGCTGGACGATTCGGCGCGTTCGTCGCGGGCGCGTGCGCTGGCCTCGATGTTCTCGCCGGACGCCTCGCTGGTGTCGCTGCAGCGCTGGGCCATGGACCTCGACTACCGGCGCGGCGATGCCGCATTAGCCCCGATCCGGGCAGCGCTCAACCAGTTGATGCGAGGCATGAACTTCTCGCGCATCGACAAGGAGTCGGGCCAGCTGATGTTCAAGACGGTCGACGGCGAAGTGCCGTTGAACCAGCTGTCCGACGGCTACCAGAACATGGCCGCGTGGTGCGGCGACCTGCTCTTCCGCATCACCGAGGCGTTTCCCGATCGCAAGGATCCGCTGGCCACGCGCGGCGTGCTGCTGATCGACGAGCTCGACCTGCATCTGCACCCGGTGTGGCGGCGGCAACTGGTGGACTTCCTGTCGACCTTGCTGCCGCATTTCCAGTTCATCGCGACGACGCACTCCGCGCTGACCGCGCAGCAGAGCGGCGAAGGCGAGCTTTTCGTCATCCGCCGCGAAGGTCCCAAGCAGCAGCCGACACTGGTGCCCTTCGTCGGCGAGCCGCGCCTGATGATGCTGCATCAGCTGCTGATGAGTCCGATGTTCGGGCTGGAGTCCATGGACTCGGTGGCGGTCGAAACCGCACGCAACACGGCGCGCAAGCTGCACACGAAGACCAAGACGCAAGGCAAGGCGCTGACCTCGCGCGAACGCACGCAGCTGCAACGCAGCACCGAGGTCCTTCGTGTCGCGCCCGAATGGGATGCGGTGCCGGACTACGCGCGTCAGCAATCGGCGCTGCTGAAGGAACTCAAGGCGACGATCGCGAAGCAGGCGGCGAAGTCCGCACCCGCGAAGAGGTCCGCGCCCGGCAAGGCAGCGGCGAAGAAGTCCGCGCCGGCACCAGCACCGGCGCTGTCGC
- a CDS encoding DUF924 family protein has protein sequence MNFVIQHHPDARCFLAQPQPGLQCRLDYERHGEQLIITHTGVPAQLTGQGLAAALVEAAARWLAEFPLQLVPGCSYVRHWLLRHPRWQRLLTPAPAQRVLNEWFGLPGGEQDGQVQMKWFKKDAAFDAALRERFGPVIDQALRGGLREWDSTAWGALARILVLDQFTRNVHRDTPTSFAGDVLALEASLALLPRAQDLGTLERWFVAMPLEHAEDLAMQDRSVATFEALAAEDSRLKDALDYAHKHRDVIVRFGRFPHRNEILGRQSTPEELEFLSRPGSRF, from the coding sequence TTGAATTTCGTCATCCAGCATCATCCTGACGCGAGATGCTTCCTTGCGCAGCCGCAACCCGGGCTGCAATGCCGGCTCGACTACGAGCGTCATGGCGAACAGCTGATCATCACGCACACCGGCGTGCCGGCGCAGCTGACGGGACAAGGTCTTGCCGCCGCGCTGGTGGAGGCCGCGGCGCGCTGGCTGGCGGAGTTTCCGCTGCAACTGGTGCCCGGTTGCAGCTACGTGCGGCACTGGCTGCTGCGGCACCCGCGCTGGCAGCGGCTGCTGACGCCGGCGCCGGCGCAGCGCGTGCTCAACGAGTGGTTCGGCCTGCCCGGCGGCGAGCAGGACGGCCAGGTCCAGATGAAGTGGTTCAAGAAGGATGCCGCCTTTGATGCGGCGTTGCGCGAGCGCTTCGGGCCTGTCATCGATCAGGCGCTGCGTGGCGGGCTGCGGGAGTGGGATTCCACGGCCTGGGGCGCGCTGGCGCGGATCCTGGTGCTGGACCAGTTCACGCGCAACGTCCACCGCGACACGCCGACGTCCTTCGCGGGCGATGTGCTGGCGCTGGAAGCTTCACTGGCGCTGCTGCCGCGCGCTCAGGACCTGGGCACGCTGGAGCGCTGGTTCGTCGCGATGCCGCTGGAGCACGCCGAGGATCTGGCGATGCAGGATCGCAGCGTCGCCACATTCGAGGCGCTGGCTGCTGAAGATTCGCGTCTCAAGGACGCACTCGACTACGCGCACAAGCATCGCGACGTCATCGTGCGTTTCGGTCGTTTCCCGCATCGCAACGAGATCCTGGGGCGCCAGAGCACGCCCGAGGAACTGGAGTTCCTGAGCCGGCCTGGTTCGCGGTTCTGA
- a CDS encoding YaeQ family protein — MALKATIHKAQLQLSDMDRHVYGEHSLTVARHPSETDERMMMRILAYALNVPADDLHGRLEFSKGLSDVEEPPLWQLDLTGQVVHWIELGQPDERRLRQAHGRADRVTVIGYASSTPVWWAGIQNKLQRTPKLAVWQVPAEQAQALAALAERGMQWQVSIQDGTAYVSTEKGAVEITPSLLKEREE; from the coding sequence ATGGCGCTCAAGGCCACCATCCACAAAGCCCAGCTGCAGCTCTCCGACATGGATCGCCATGTCTACGGCGAGCACTCCCTGACCGTCGCCCGCCACCCGTCGGAAACCGACGAGCGGATGATGATGCGCATCCTCGCCTACGCGCTGAACGTGCCGGCCGACGACCTGCACGGCAGGCTGGAATTCAGCAAGGGCCTGTCCGACGTGGAGGAGCCGCCGCTGTGGCAGCTCGACCTCACCGGCCAGGTCGTGCATTGGATCGAGCTCGGTCAGCCGGACGAACGCCGCCTGCGTCAGGCGCACGGCAGAGCGGACCGCGTCACCGTCATCGGGTACGCGTCCAGCACGCCGGTCTGGTGGGCCGGCATCCAGAACAAGCTGCAGCGCACGCCCAAGCTGGCGGTGTGGCAGGTGCCGGCGGAGCAGGCCCAGGCGCTGGCCGCGCTGGCGGAACGCGGCATGCAGTGGCAGGTCAGCATCCAGGACGGGACGGCGTACGTCAGCACCGAGAAGGGCGCGGTGGAGATCACACCGAGCTTGCTGAAGGAACGCGAGGAGTAA